From Tripterygium wilfordii isolate XIE 37 chromosome 13, ASM1340144v1, whole genome shotgun sequence, the proteins below share one genomic window:
- the LOC120013691 gene encoding probable inactive receptor kinase At1g48480 codes for MKPKPPIILFIVFIAFCSLNSLSTVESDLASDRAALLALRRSVGGRSLLWNISDSPCRWPGVTCQQDRVVELRLPGMGLSGQLPIAIGNLTELHTLSLRFNALTGSIPSDIALLASLRNLYLQGNLFSGEIPDFLLSMQNLVRLNLAKNNFSGVISPSFNNLTRLATLYLEENHLTGSIPDVNLKLDQFNVSSNNLTGSIPNSLSSLPNTAFIGNSLCGKPLVSCNGTDENGNKLSGGAIAGIAIGSVIGFLLILMILIFLCRRKRSDKSRSMDVEPGKQNGIEMPHEKDVTESGNENVSRGFAGAVRADAKSSGSKSLMFFGNTPRVYDLEDLLRASAEVLGKGTFGTTYKATLDMGVVVAVKRLKDVTVSEKEYREKIEAVGKMDHENLVLLRAYYYSRDEKLIVYDFMAMGSLSALLHGNRGAGRTPLNWDTRSGIALGVAKGIEYIHSQGPANSHGNIKSSNILLTKSFEARVSDFGLAHLASPASTPNRIDGYRAPEVTDARKISQKADVYSFGIFLLELLTGKAPTHSLLNEEGVDLPRWVQSVVKDEWSSEVFDLELLRYQNVEEAMVELLQLAIDCAAQYPDNRPSMTMVRGQIEELCHGNSQEEHIVVNETYSVDSGAPPP; via the exons GTCTTAACTCTCTATCAACAGTGGAATCAGATCTAGCCTCAGACAGGGCTGCTCTGCTTGCTCTCCGCCGATCCGTCGGCGGCCGTTCACTCCTCTGGAACATCTCCGACAGCCCCTGCCGATGGCCTGGTGTCACCTGCCAACAGGACCGAGTCGTCGAGCTGAGGTTACCCGGAATGGGTCTCTCCGGTCAGCTTCCCATTGCTATTGGCAACCTCACGGAGctacacacactctctctccgCTTCAACGCTCTCACGGGTTCTATTCCTTCAGACATAGCTCTACTTGCTTCTCTTAGGAACCTCTACTTGCAAGGGAACCTCTTTTCAGGTGAGATTCCCGACTTTCTGCTCTCCATGCAAAACCTTGTTCGCCTCAATTTGGCAAAGAACAACTTCTCCGGCGTCATCTCGCCGAGCTTTAACAATTTGACCAGGTTGGCTACTCTGTACCTGGAGGAGAATCACTTAACCGGGTCGATCCCggatgtgaatttgaaacttgACCAATTTAATGTTTCGTCTAACAACTTAACTGGGTCGATCCCCAATAGTTTATCGAGCCTGCCCAACACGGCTTTTATTGGGAATTCTCTTTGTGGTAAGCCTCTGGTTTCCTGCAATGGGACTGATGAGAATGGAAACAAATTGTCTGGTGGAGCAATTGCAGGGATTGCGATTGGATCtgtgattgggtttttgttaaTTCTAATGATATTGATATTCTTGTGTCGAAGAAAGAGAAGTGACAAATCGAGGTCTATGGATGTGGAGCCCGGAAAGCAGAATGGGATCGAGATGCCACACGAAAAGGATGTAACTGAGAGTGGTAATGAGAATGTGAGTAGAGGGTTTGCTGGTGCTGTGAGAGCAGACGCTAAGAGTAGTGGAAGTAAGAGTTTGATGTTTTTTGGGAACACACCGAGGGTGTATGATTTGGAGGACTTGTTGAGGGCCTCTGCGGAGGTTTTAGGGAAGGGGACTTTCGGGACTACGTATAAGGCCACACTAGATATGGGAGTCGTTGTGGCTGTGAAGAGATTGAAGGATGTGACGGTGTCGGAGAAGGAATATAGGGAGAAGATCGAGGCTGTTGGGAAAATGGATCATGAGAATTTGGTTCTGTTGAGGGCTTATTATTACAGCCGAGATGAGAAGCTTATTGTTTATGATTTCATGGCTATGGGAAGCTTATCTGCACTTCTACATG GAAACAGAGGTGCTGGTAGGACTCCGTTGAACTGGGATACCAGGTCCGGTATTGCTCTTGGAGTTGCCAAGGGCATTGAATACATTCACTCACAAGGCCCTGCAAACTCCCATGGTAACATCAAGTCTTCAAATATCCTCCTCACTAAATCCTTTGAAGCTCGCGTGTCTGACTTCGGCCTTGCACATCTTGCGAGCCCTGCTTCCACCCCTAACCGTATTGATGGTTACCGTGCCCCGGAGGTGACTGACGCTCGTAAAATTTCCCAAAAAGCGGATGTCTACAGTTTTGGCATATTTttattggaattgctaactGGAAAGGCTCCTACGCATTCACTGTTGAACGAGGAGGGGGTCGACCTTCCGAGATGGGTCCAGTCTGTGGTCAAAGACGAGTGGAGTTCCGAGGTGTTTGATCTCGAACTCCTCAGGTACCAGAATGTTGAAGAGGCCATGGTTGAACTTCTACAACTTGCAATTGATTGTGCTGCCCAATACCCTGATAACCGCCCTTCGATGACGATGGTGAGAGGCCAAATTGAGGAGCTTTGCCACGGAAACTCGCAGGAAGAGCACATTGTAGTGAACGAGACTTACTCGGTCGATTCAGGTGCACCACCACCTTAG
- the LOC120012133 gene encoding ADP-ribosylation factor-like protein 8c: MSLWDSLLNWLRSLFFKQEMELSLVGLQNAGKTSLVNSIATGGYSEDMIPTVGFNMRKVTKGNVTIKLWDLGGQRRFRTMWERYCRGVSAIVYVVDAADRDSVPISRSELHELLTKPSLSEIPLLVLGNKIDKSEALSEQALVDQLGLASMTDREVCCYMISCKDSVNIGTVIDWLIKHSKTAK; encoded by the exons ATGAGTTTGTGGGATTCCCTTCTCAACTGGCTCCGGAG CTTATTTTTCAAACAGGAAATGGAGCTATCTCTTGTAGGCCTTCAGAATGCAGGAAAGACGTCTCTTGTAAATTCCATTGCT ACAGGAGGCTACAGTGAGGACATGATTCCGACT GTTGGGTTCAATATGCGAAAAGTTACAAAGGGAAacgtaacaataaagctttgggACCTTGGAGGGCAACGGCGGTTTCGTACCATGTGGGAACGTTATTGTCGTGGTGTTTCTGCAATTGT GTATGTGGTTGATGCTGCTGATAGAGACAGTGTTCCCATTTCCAGAAGTGAATTACACGAACTCCTGACGAAACCTTCGTTAAGTGAAATTCCTTTGCTTGTTCTTGGTAACAAGATCGACAAGTCAGAAGCACTTTCCGAGCAAGCTTTGGTGGATCAATT AGGCCTTGCCTCGATGACAGATCGAGAGGTTTGCTGCTACATGATCTCTTGCAAGGATTCCGTAAACATCGGCACTGTCATTGACTGGCTTATCAAGCACTCAAAAACTGCAAAGTGA
- the LOC120012530 gene encoding uncharacterized protein LOC120012530: protein MKPLSLSMDNTNYIPTTLSAGCSWVKVLVFEVLKELHQHNPYFSGILIKCLDGPTDSFLFQDGYLFKGSKLFIPDCSLRVAIVSKAYGGGLAGHFGCDKTYSLVSCHFYWPRLDFDIMLFYKAARLVILRNLTSKILVFILPFPYLLLLRSKVA, encoded by the exons ATGAAGCCCTTAAGTTTATCCATGGACAACACAAATTACATC CCGACAACACTCTCTGCTGGCTGCTCTTGGGTGAAAGTTTTGGTGTTCGAGGTTCTCAAGGAGTTGCACCAGCATAATCCTTACTTCAGTGGCATACTTATTAAGTGTTTAGATGGACCAACTGATTCTTTTCTCTTTCAGGATGGGTACTTGTTCAAAGGTTCCAAATTGTTCATTCCTGATTGTTCCTTACGAGTGGCCATTGTTTCCAAAGCTTATGGCGGTGGACTGGCGGGTCATTTTGGCTGTGATAAAACTTACTCACTAGTCTCTTGTCATTTCTATTGGCCTCGTTTGGACTTTGACATCATGCTTTTTTATAAAGCTGCAAGACTTGTCATATTGCGAAATCTCACAAGCAAAATACTGGTCTTTATACTCCCCTTCCCGTACCTACTGCTCCTTAGGAGCAAGGTAGCctag